Genomic window (Bacillus pumilus):
GTAGCAGTAGCAGGTGCTGTCCTTGGTTTCCTTGTCTTTAATGCGCACCCTGCAAAAGTATTTATGGGTGATACAGGGTCGCTAGCTTTAGGTGGAGCCATCGTGGCCATTGCCATTTTAACGAAGCTTGAAATTTTACTTGTCATTATTGGGGGAGTATTTGTTGTTGAAACGTTATCCGTTATCCTTCAAGTCATCTCCTTTAAAACAACCGGAAAAAGAATTTTTAAGATGAGCCCGCTGCACCACCACTATGAGTTAGTTGGCTGGTCTGAGTGGAGAGTAGTTGTCACCTTCTGGACGGCTGGCTTATTGCTTGCTGTTTTAGGAATTTACATCGAGGTGTGGTTATAATTGAATAGGATGCAAAGGTTAAAAAACGAACAAGTACTTGTATTAGGTCTTGCAAAAAGCGGATATGCGGCAGCTTCAATTCTTCATGAACATGGAATAAATGTGACGGTAAATGATCAAAAACCGTTTGAAGAAAACAAACCTGCTCAGCTCCTTTCTGAAAAGGGGATTGATGTCGTTTGTGGCAGCCATCCGCTTCGTATATTCGATGAGAAAGAAATTACGATTTTAATTAAAAATCCAGGGATTCCTTATGAAAATGTGATGGTTCAAGAAGCACTTCGCCGTCAAATCCCGGTTTGGACGGAAATAGAATTAGCGTATCATTTGACCTCATCTCCTTTTATTGGGATTACCGGATCAAATGGAAAAACGACGACTACAACATTGATTTACGAAATGCTGAAAAAAGACAGCCAAAAAACATTAGTGGCAGGTAATATTGGAACAGTTGCCAGCGAAGTCGCTGCAAACGCAGCTGGTGACGAATGGATCGTAACGGAGCTTTCTTCTTTTCAGTTAATGGGAACTGTTGAATTCAGACCAAAAATCAGCTTAATTTTAAATATTTTTGATGCACATTTAGACTATCACCACACTCGTGATGAATATGAAAAAGCAAAACAAAAAGTATACGCCCATCAACATGAAGATGACATAGCTGTAATTAACTTGGATGACTCATCAGTCGTAAAACTGGCAGAAGGTTCAAAAGCAAAAAAAGTGTTTTTCTCAGTGAAAGAGCCCGTAGAACATGGTGCGTCTATTCAACAAGGTGCAATTTACTACATGAATGAACATATTATTGATGTAAAGGATGTTGTCCTTCCTGGTGAGCATAACCAAGAAAACATTTTGGCAGCTATTTGTGCTGTGAAAAATGCAGGCTGCTCAAATGAAGCGATCGTACACGTTCTCACGACATTTGGTGGAGTGAAGCATCGTCTGCAATTTGTAGATACCATTCAGAGTCGGACATTTTATAACGATAGTAAAGCAACAAATATACTGGCAACAAGTAAAGCATTGTCAGCCTTCGAGCAGCCGACCATTTTATTAGCGGGCGGACTTGATCGTGGCAATGAATTTGATGAATTGAAGCCTTTCATGAAACATGTAAAAGGAATCATTACATTTGGTGAGACTGCACCTAAGTTTGTGAAGCTTGGTGAAGAGCTTGGAATACATCACGTAAAACATGTCGATAATGTTGAACAAGCAGTACCTGCGGCGTTTAACATATCTGAAGAAGAAGACGTGATTTTATTATCACCGGCTTGTGCAAGCTGGGATCAACATAAAACATTTGAAGAACGTGGAGACATGTTTGTAAACGCCGTGCATATGCTTAAATAAGGGCTTGTCTCTCATATGACTGACAGCCCAAATGAAATTATGCTTGGGGTGTCGGTCTCTTGACGAATAAGAAAACTTCTCCGGATTTTTTGCTTGTTGTCATTACGTTACTTTTATTGACGATTGGTTTAATTATGGTGTACAGCGCTAGTGCTGTGTGGGCATCGTATAAATTTGATGATTCGTTTTATTTTGCAAAAAGACAGCTTTTGTTTGCCGGAATCGGAGTTATCGCAATGTTTTTCATTATGCGGGTCGATTATTGGACGTGGCGGACTTGGTCAAAGATATTGATCGCTGTTTGTTTTCTCCTTTTGCTGCTAGTACTTATCCCAGGTATCGGTATGGAGAGAAATGGATCAAGAAGCTGGATCGGTGTCGGTGCGTTTAGTATTCAGCCCTCTGAGTTTATGAAGCTTGCGATGATTGCGTTTCTTGCAAAATTCTTATCTGAAAAACAAAAAAATATCACATCCTTTCGAAAAGGTTTTGCTCCAGCCTTAGGCATTGTCTTTTCTGCATTTGCCATCATAATGCTGCAGCCGGATCTTGGAACAGGAACGGTAATGGTTGGAACCTGTATCATTATGATATTTGTTTCAGGTGCGAGAATAGCGCACTTTATATTTCTCGGTCTTATAGGGCTAAGCGGGTTTGCTGCACTTGTCTTATCAGCACCCTACCGAATAAAACGAATTACATCGTACTTAAATCCTTGGGAAGATCCACTAGGCAGTGGGTTTCAAATCATTCAATCCTTATACGCTGTTGGTCCAGGTGGTCTGTTCGGAATGGGCCTTGGTCAAAGTAGACAAAAATTCTTCTATTTACCTGAGCCTCAAACGGACTTCATCTTTGCCATATTATCTGAAGAACTTGGTTTTATAGGAGGATCACTCATTTTACTCCTTTTCAGTGTTCTGTTATGGAGAGGCATACGAATAGCACTTGGCGCCCCAGACTTATATGGAAGTTTCCTAGCGGTTGGTATTATTTCAATGGTTGCCATTCAAGTGATGATTAATATCGCAGTTGTCACTGGACTTATTCCTGTGACAGGTATCACGCTCCCGTTTCTTAGTTATGGCGGATCATCACTAACATTAATGCTAATGGCAATTGGCGTACTGTTGAATGTGAGCAGGTACGCTAGGTATTAATGTGCTGAAGCTCATGAAACCATGTTGACGTTTATTTTGCAAAAGTACAAAAAAATGATTTGAAGAGTGAAAATGACAGTTTTTGTTTTGAAAACATGTTTTTTGACTCTTCTTTACAGGTTTTAACGGAGCCCTGTTGTTTAAAACAGGGTTTATACTTTGTTCAGAGCAGAAAAAAATTGAGGGGAAATGGTATAATGCGTATAGTAATTAGTGGAGGCGGAACTGGTGGGCATATATATCCGGCTTTAGCTTTTATTAAAGAAGTGAAAAGACTGCATCCTGATGTGGAATTTTTATATATTGGTACTGAAAATGGACTTGAAAAGAAAATTGTAGAAAGAGAAAATATTCCTTTCAAATCTATAGAAATTTCAGGTTTTAAACGAAAACTTTCCTTTGATAACGTCAAAACGGTGATGAGATTTTTAAAGGGCGTTCAGAAAAGTAAATCTTACTTAAAAGAATTCAAGCCTGATGCGGTTATTGGAACAGGTGGTTATGTGTGTGGACCGGTGGTTTATGCGGCTTCTAAGCTGAAAATCCCGACTATCATACACGAACAAAACAGCTTGCCTGGTATCACAAATAAGTTCCTGGCGAGATATGTTAATAAGGTAGCCATCTGCTTTGATGAAGCAAAGGCACATTTTCCTTCTGAAAAGGTTGTATTTACGGGAAACCCTAGAGCCTCTGAAGTCGTCTCTATAAAAGAGGGGAAATCTCTTAAAGAATTTGGGCTGGATGAAAAGAAAAAAACGGTTCTTATTTTTGGCGGGAGCCGAGGTGCTGCCCCTATTAATAGAGCAGTGATTGAAATGCAAGATGAATTAAAAGCTAAGAACTACCAGCTTTTATATATCACAGGTGATGTTCATTATGAAAAAGTGTTGCATGAGCTAAATGAAAAAGGTGCAGCACCTAATATGATCACAAAACCTTTCTTGCATCAAATGCCGGAGTACCTCAAATCGATCGATGTGATTGTTGCAAGAGCTGGAGCCACTACAATTGCTGAAGTAACAGCTCTTGGGATTCCAACCATTTTTATTCCGAGTCCGTACGTGACGGCAAATCATCAGGAGATCAATGCAAGATCACTTGAAAAACACGATGCTGCGATTGTTTTAAGAGAATCAGAGCTTTCGGGAGATCGTCTGCTGCATGCCATTGATGAAATTGCCGGTAATGAAGAAAAACTCAACGAAATGAGCCGTCTAACGAAAGAACTAGGCGTACCAGATGCGGCTACACGTTTATATAATGTGTTAAAAGAAATTACGACTACATGATGGAATGATAATAGGTAAGGCGGAGGGTAATATGGAGAACTTGAAGAATGAATTATTAGAAGCGCAGGTTGGTAAAGTACTTGAAAATGAGCCGCTTGCTAATCATACAACAATGAAAATAGGGGGACCAGCAGATCTATTGATCATCCCTAAAGATATTGATGCAGTTCAAACGATCATGGATCAAGTGAAAAAACATCATGTGAATTGGACGGTTATCGGAAGAGGTTCGAATTTACTTGTACTTGATAAGGGGATACGCGGTGTTGTCCTCAAGTTAGGCGCTGGACTGGATCACTTAACTGTAAATGATGAAGAAATTACAGTTGGCGGCGGCTATTCTGTCGTTAGACTCGCGACATCTCTTAGTAAGCAAGGTCTTTCAGGATTGGAATTCGCAGCTGGTATTCCTGGGTCTATTGGCGGTGCTGTTTATATGAACGCAGGTGCACATGGATCTGATATCAGTAAGATTCTTGTGAAAGCTAGAATCTTATTTGAAGATGGAAGCATCGAGTGGCTCACAAATGAACAGATGAATTTTAGCTATCGAACTTCAGTTCTTCAAAAGGAACGACCTGGCATTGTCCTTGAAGCGGTGTTTAAGCTAAAACAGGATGACCGCGAGAAGATTACAAAAAAGATGCAGCAAAATAAAGATTATCGTAAAGAAACACAGCCTTATAATCGACCATGTGCTGGCAGTATTTTTCGAAATCCCCTGCCTGAATATGCAGGACAGCTTGTAGAAAAAGCGAATTTAAAAGGATACCAGATTGGCGGAGCGAGAATTTCTGATATGCATGGCAACTTTATTGTCAACGCTGGTGGTGCAACTGCTCAAGACGTGCTTGACTTAATTCAGTACATTCAAAAGAAAATTAAAGAAGACTATAACGTAGATATGCATACAGAAGTAGAAATTATCGGTGAAGCAAATTAACAGCTAGCTTTTATAAATGATGGCATCACAGAAAAACAAACGGCATGAAAGATTGCCGTTTGTTTTCTCATCAAAATGATGACCCAAAGGTGTGGACAAGCAGCTTTGAATGAGGTGAAGATGATATATGCGGCCTGATCATGAAAATGAAAAGATCGTCAATATAGAAGAGCGAATTCCTAAAATTAAAGAACAAAGGAAGCAAAAAGCGAATCGAAGGCTGATCTCTTTTATTCTACTGTTTTTTATCATGGTTCTAATTATTATTTATTTGCAGACACCAATCAGTAAAATTTCTTCTTTAACCATCACGGGTAACGAGCATGTCTCTACAAAACAGCTTGTTAAACTTTCACAAATTAAAGAAGGCGAAACAGAGTTTTGGAATTTAAATAAAGATATAACAGCAGACCATATTAAACAAAATAAACTGATTAAAAGCGTTAGTATCAAAAAGCATTTCCCGAATAAGGTTAGTATTGCTGTCAAAGAATATGCAAATATTGCGTATCTTCAAAAGGGCAACTTATATTATGAACTTCTTGAAAATGGGACAGCTTTACCAGAAGAAGTTACACCGAGTCATGCGGGACCTATTTTTGTCGATTGGGACAATAAGGAGAAGCTGAAGCAAACCGTTAGATCTTTAAATCAGTTGCCAGCCTCAATTCAGGAACTCATCTCAGAAGTATATTATGTGCCGACAAATTCAAATCAGTGGCTAGTTAAATTTTATATGAATGACGGGAACACCGTGATTGCGTCGATTAAAACATTCGGTGATAAAATGAAAACCTATCCAGCCATTTTAAAAGAACTTTCTTCTTCTGAGAAAGGGACAATCCATATGGAAGTCGCTACGTATTTTGAAGCGTTTAAATCTAAGAAAAAGGAAGATGAGCGTTGAGAGGCAAAACAGTTATATTCTCAATTGTCATGCTTGTTCTTGGTTTTCTGATTTCTTTTTCATACCAGTATACAAAGCAGCATCAGGCAGATGTCATTCGGACAGAGCAATGGAAAAAAGAATACTCTCTGAAAAGTCAGCTCACAAAGCAGGAAAAGGCGAATCAGAAACTTGAAAAAGAATTATATAGCCTTCAATCAAAGGTGCAAGCGACAGAGTCCAATTTGAAAAATGAAAAAGAGCAGTATTTTAATGTTTTGGAAGATGTTGAGAAATACAGAATGTTTACAGGAGAGATCGGTGTAAAAGGGAAAGGGATCAAAGTATCTCTTGAAGATGCATCTTATATCCCGAGTGGACAAAATGTCAATAATTACATTGTGCATGAGAGCCACATTTTTCATGTGATAAACGAACTATTTATATCAGGAGCCTCTGCTGTATCTATTAATGGACAAAGAATCACACACCAATCCTACATACATTGTAACGGCCCAGTTGTCACAGTCGATGGCGTTCAGCATCCAGCACCATTTGTCATTTCTGCTATTGGTGATCCAGCTGTGTTAATGCCTGCTTTAAATATTGCAGGAGGAGTGGTCGATCAGCTCACAAGTGATCACATTTCAATGACGATTGAAAAAAAGGATATCCATATGAATCCTCTTTTAAGAAACAAAGATTAAAAGTGAAAAGGTGAGTGGTGTTGAGGAAAAAAAAGCCTTTACTTAGTTTAACAGCTTTAATGATCATATTCGGCATCATGGTCTCCATCCAATTTAATTCTTTACAAAAGCCCAAAGTTCGTGATACTCGTGATGTTTGGGAACTAAGAGAGGATTTATCTGCATCTAAAAGTAAAGAATTGGATTTGCTAAAAGAAATCGACAAATACGACGAGATGCTGAAAAAATATGGTCATCAAGGAGATCAATCAAAAGAAGCTCAATTAACTAAAACGTTAAAAGAGTTAAAGGAAAAAGCTGGCTTGACAGAAGTGGAAGGGGAGGGGATTGAAGTTGTTATTTCTCAGCTCTTTTCCAAGGATCTTACTGGAGAAGAAGTGAAAAATATCCCGCCTGATCTTTTGAAAAAGTTAATCAATGAAGTCAATATGTTTGGGGCAAAACATATTTCCATTAATGACCACCGTGTCATCAATACAAGTGTGATTCGGGATATTAATGGCACGACAAAAATGGATGGCTACAGCTTAGATGGTGATGAAGTCACCATTAAAATGATAAGCGAGCAGGCTGACAAATTATACAGCCGTTTAAATGTTTCAGATATTGGTGATTTGTTTGCTCAGGAAAACTTCAGCTTGAGTATAAGCCAACCGAAGAAAAAAATTCATTTAAAAGCATATGACGGTGCAATTCAGTTAAACGAATTAAAGCCTCTTGACGATGTAAAGGAGGGAAAATCTTAATGTGGCTTCCTGTACTGGGCTTAATCATAGGAGTTGCGATCGGTTTCTTAACAAATTTTACGATTCCGAATGAGTATTCTAACTATCTTTCCCTCGCTGTACTTGCTGCGCTTGATACATTGATTGGTGGAATCCGGGCACATCTGCAAGGGGCATACGATGAACTAGTGTTTGTATCAGGCTTCTTCTTTAATATTATACTCGCAATAAGTTTAGCTTTTCTGGGCGTCCATCTTGGTGTAGACTTGTACTTAGTCGGAATGTTTGCATTCGGCGTTAGATTGTTTCAAAATATAGCAGTTATTCGAAGAATTCTACTAACAAAATGGACAATTTCTAGAGAAAAAAAGAAAAAAAGTGAGTCATAAAAAAGGATATACATATGATGTAACGAATATTTTCAGTAATCCTAATAAAAAATGTTGATTTTTTAAGTTTTGTTACACACTTGTAAAAACACATTCATTGTATTGTTGTTCAGCAAATAATAGAATAGAAAGTATTGATATGTGAGGAGGTGCCATAGAATGAACAACAATGAAATTTACGTCAGCCTTGACATCGGTACATCCAATATAAAAGTCATCGTCGGAGAAATGGCGGATGATTCGCTTAACATTATAGGTGTTGGAAATGTCCCTTCTGAGGGGTTAAAAAAAGGATCGATTGTTGATATAGATGAGACAGTTCATTCTATTAGACAAGCATTTGAACAGGCTGAGAGAATGGTAGGTTTTCCTTTACAAAAGGCGATTGTCGGAATTAACGGAAACCACATTCATATTCAGAATACGAGCGGCGTGGTCGCAGTATCTAGTGAGAACAAAGAAATACATGCTGAAGATGTGAGACGTGTCTTAGATGCTGCACAAGTAGTATCTATTCCTCAAGAACATCTCGTCCTCGACGTAATTCCGAGACAATTTATCGTTGACGGAAGAGATGAGATCACAGATCCGAAAAAAATGCTTGGCGTTCGGCTAGAGGTGGATGGATCGTTAATTACAGGCTCTAAAACGATTCTACATAACTGGCTCCGATGTGTAGAAAGAGCTGGAATTGAAATTATGGATATTTGCTTGCAGCCACTCGCATCGGGCTCAGCAGCATTATCGAAAGACGAAAAAAATCTAGGGGTAGCTCTTGTCGATATTGGCGGCGGATCTACAACGATATCCGTATTTGAAAACGGGCATCTCTATTCTACTCACAGTATCCCTTTGGGCGGAGAGAACATTACAAAAGATTTGTCTATAGGACTTAGAACTTCGACTGAAGAAGCTGAACGAATCAAAAAACAATTTGGGCATGCGTTTTATGATGAGGCATCGGCTGAGGAAACATTTGAAGTTTCTGTCATCGGTACCGATCAAAAACAAACGTTTACTCAGCTTGAAGCGGCTAACATTATTGAAGCACGGCTGGAAGAAATCCTGCTCTTTGTGGCAGAGGAATTAAGAAATATGGGTGTCCATGACTTGCCTGGTGGATTCGTTCTAACAGGCGGACAGGCAGCCATACCAGGTATCCTTTCTCTAGCACAAACAGTCTTGCAAAACAATGTCAGGATTGCAAGTCCGAATTATATCGGGGTGAGAGAGCCTCAATATATGACAGGAGTTGGTCTGATCCACTTTGCTTATCGCAATGCAAAGATTCAAGGCAGACAGGTTGGATTCCAAATGCCGGATGAGGCGTTTCATGAAGTAGGCGCATCCATGGAGCCGGTTTCTTCTGCACCACAAGTGAAAGAAGCGCAGCCAAGACCGAAAGTGAAACAAAAAGCACAACAAGAGACAAATAAAAAACCGGGCAAAATGAAAAAACTATTTAATATGTTCTGGGAATAGAATTAGATTTTCGACGGATTAGGAGGATTCAGCATGTTGGAGTTTGAAACAAATATAGACGGCCTAGCATCAATTAAAGTAATCGGAGTAGGTGGAGGCGGAAATAACGCTGTCAACCGAATGATCGAAAATGACGTACAAGGTGTCGATTTTATTGCAGTCAATACAGATGCACAGGCATTAAATCTATCAAAAGCAGAAACTAAAATGCAAATCGGTGCTAAGCTGACAAGAGGGCTTGGAGCAGGTGCGAATCCTGAAGTCGGTAAAAAGGCTGCTGAGGAAAGCAAAGAACAGATTGAAGAAGTACTAAAAGGCGCAGACATGGTCTTCGTTACAGCTGGTATGGGCGGTGGAACTGGTACGGGTGCTGCACCTGTCATTGCAAAAATCGCAAAAGATTCTGGTGCGTTGACAGTTGGAGTCGTCACCCGTCCTTTCACATTTGAAGGTAGAAAGCGTCAACTTCAAGCAGTTGAAGGAATCGCTTCTATGAAAGAAGCAGTTGACACATTAATCGTGATTCCAAACGATCGCTTGCTTGAAATTGTTGATAAAAACACGCCAATGCTTGAAGCATTCCGTGCAGCAGATAACGTGCTTAGACAAGGTGTTCAAGGGATTTCCGATTTGATTGCAACACCAGGTCTGATTAACCTTGACTTTGCTGACGTGAAAACAATCATGTCCAATAAAGGTTCTGCTCTTATGGGTATTGGTGTCGCAACAGGTGAAAACCGTGCTGCTGAAGCAGCGAAGAAGGCCATTTCTTCACCACTTCTAGAAACTGCGATCGATGGTGCACAAGGCGTCATCATGAACATTACGGGTGGTACGAACCTAAGTCTTTATGAAGTACAAGAAGCAGCGGATATTGTTGCTTCAGCATCTGATGAAGATGTAAACATGATCTTCGGTTCTGTCATTAATGATAACCTGAAGGATGAAATTGTGGTGACGGTAATCGCTACTGGATTTATCGAGCAAGAGCCAGAAGTGACAAAATCACAAAGAAATCCATTAGGACAAGGATTAAAGCAAAATCAATCCATTCCTCAAAAGCGTGAAGTAAAGCGTGAGGAACATCAACAGCCATCATCTCAACCGAGACAAAATACACAATCAAGCGATGATACGCTGGACATTCCAACGTTCTTACGTAACCGCAATAAACGCTAATCTAGTATGGCGCTCAACCCCTTCCATTGGAAGGGGTTTTTTCATGTCAACATATAAAACAGACCTGCGCTGTTTCTGATCAAAAAGTCTTAATTGAATCAGAATCAATTCAACTATCATATGTATTTTGGCTTATGTTGGTTAAGAAAAAAGAATCATTTTTGATTCCTATTACAAAAAACGACAAAATGATGAACTTTATTTGACTACATTAAATAGAACACCATGAATCTTGTCATGACCTAAAAGAAGGAAAGGAGTGAGACGTGTACTCTGTTTGGCCATTTGAGGAGGAGGGATTTGATTGAAATTGAAGTTTCGCAAAACCGCCGGCTATCGTTTGATGAGTCTTTTGGTGATTGGTACTTTAACGATGACAAGCTTTGGGATGGTTCAAGCAAAATCGACTTCTACCTCATATCAGGAGGAAACTGTTTCCTCAAAGACAACAAAAGCAAAGATCTCATCTAGATTACTGAAGCAGTTTCAGCAGAATGACAAGGTGACTTTTTTAGTCAAAATGAAGGAGCAAACGAATACGCAAAAAGTGGCGAAGGAAGCTGTGATCAAAGCCAAAAAGAAAAAATTAACAGCAGCTAAAACACAGTACACAAAAAGATCTGCTGTCGTATCCGAATTAAGAGCAACGTCTGAGGAGACGCAGCAAGCGCTTCTTGCGTATTTACAAAAGGAACAACAGAAAAAGCAAGTAAAGGAGTTTCATTCGTACTATATTGTGAATGGTTTAGCGGTGACGGGAACGAAAGAAGTGATGGAAAAGGTTGCTGCTTTCCCAGAGGTAGATCAAGTGCTGCCAAATGAAACTCGTCAAATTCATCGACCGGTTGATTTGAAGACATCTAAGCAAAAAAAACAAATCAAAGCAGTAGATGGAGTCGAGTGGAACATTTCTCAGGTTCATGCTCCAGAAGCGTGGGCTTTAGGTTATGACGGTACTGGTACAGTTGTGGCAAGTATTGATACAGGAGTGGAGTGGGATCATCCTGCTTTAAAAGAAAAGTATCGAGGATTTGATCCAGCACGGCCGAATGAACCATCTCATGAATTCAATTGGTACGACGCAACGACAGAATCTGAAGCGCCATACGATGATTTAGAGCATGGTACGCACGTGACAGGAACGATGGTTGGTTCTGAACCAGATGGAAAGAATCAAATCGGGGTCGCACCAGGGGCAAAATGGATTGCGGTGAAAGCTTTCTCAGAAGATGGTGGTTCAGATGCTGATCTGCTGGACGCAGGTGAGTGGATTTTAGCACCGAAAGATGAGAACGGAAACCCTCATCCTGAAAAGGCACCAGATGTCGTCAATAATTCTTGGGGCGGTGGGCCTGGTCTTGATGATTGGTACAAAGATGTCGTCAATGCTTGGAGAGCAGCCGACATTTTCCCAGAGTTTTCTGCTGGTAATACGGATTTATTTAACCCTGGTGGAGAGGGGTCAATAGCAAATCCTGCGAACTATCAGGAAGCCTTTGCGACGGGTGCAACGGATCAAGATAATAAATTGGGATCTTTCTCACTGCAAGGTCCTTCTCCATATGGCGTGATGAAACCAGATATTGCAGCTCCAGGGGTAAACATTCGTTCCTCTATTCCCGGGAAAGAATACGAGGACGGCTGGAATGGGACGTCGATGGCTGGTCCACATGTGTCAGCAGTTGTAGCTCTTCTCCGCCAAGTACAGTCAGATCTTTCTGTTGAAGAGATCGAACAAATTCTCATTGATACAGCGAAGCCGCTGACAGATCAGCAATTCCCGGAATCCCCTAATAATGGCTATGGGGCAGGTTTAGTTGACGCAAGAGAAGCGATTACGGCATTAACAGATGGAATTGGCGCGATTGAAGGCCAGGTGACAAAAGAAGGAGAAGATACTGAACCACCGGTTTTTTCTCATAAAGGACCAAATGAAATCTTTGCCTCTACGCCAACACCTTTGACCATCACAGCAGAAGATGAAGTAGCTGTAACAAATGTAGCCTTGACGTACAGGGTCGACCAGGGGAAATGGGAGACGGTGCAAGCAAAACGTACGGATGGAAATCATTTAAACGGAACCTATGTAGCCCAGCTCCCTGAACTTGAAGGTGA
Coding sequences:
- the ftsZ gene encoding cell division protein FtsZ; amino-acid sequence: MLEFETNIDGLASIKVIGVGGGGNNAVNRMIENDVQGVDFIAVNTDAQALNLSKAETKMQIGAKLTRGLGAGANPEVGKKAAEESKEQIEEVLKGADMVFVTAGMGGGTGTGAAPVIAKIAKDSGALTVGVVTRPFTFEGRKRQLQAVEGIASMKEAVDTLIVIPNDRLLEIVDKNTPMLEAFRAADNVLRQGVQGISDLIATPGLINLDFADVKTIMSNKGSALMGIGVATGENRAAEAAKKAISSPLLETAIDGAQGVIMNITGGTNLSLYEVQEAADIVASASDEDVNMIFGSVINDNLKDEIVVTVIATGFIEQEPEVTKSQRNPLGQGLKQNQSIPQKREVKREEHQQPSSQPRQNTQSSDDTLDIPTFLRNRNKR